The genomic interval CAGCCATCGAACTTTCGGTTCTCAAACAATTCCTTATTACGAATCTCGGAATTACTGCCCTGAGTGCTTCAAGGTTGATCTGGCAGCTGGGATTGCTCCAGCGCTGCGCTTGGATTGGCGGCAACCGCACCTCAGTGCCTGTCTGCGCCACGACAGTCCAGTTCTCTTGCAGCGACTGGTGAGTTCAACTTTCACAGTGTTAGACAAAGCTTGGACTGCTTTCGCTGAGTACGCAGGAAGCCCAGCCTCAAAGCTTACTACTCAGTTTCCGCTACAACACTCATCATCGTCTCACGCGAGAGCAGATAACGATCGCTTGGTGGAGCTAGCAGCCAGGATGCAAACGTGGTTTTCTAGCCTCACCGTTAATACAACACCCACGAAACAAGCCGCTGGTTTCTTGATGTCTTACTGGCTCCAAGATGTCAGCAGAACGGGGGCGTGCGGATTCGCTCGAGCGTACTTCTTTAATCGCTTTGACTCTAAACTAGATGTTAGGGGCGAGCGAGGAAGTATGCCTAGTTTTTTTATGTACGACACCTCGCGCCCGCGAGACGTTGCCGTAGCGTATTGGATGTTGGGTGTCGGGTTTGGAGTTATTGATGATTCTGAGGCTGCGTTTATACAGAATGCTACTAGGGCGCGTTCTATTCCGTTCCCTGTATCTCAAGTCGAAATATCTTCGGCGGGTAGGTTTTCCTATGGTCGGAATCAGAGGGGGATTTATGTGGCGCTGGCAAGGTCGACATTATGCAGATTAGAATTCCAAAGTATCAAATGGGCTCTTGAATGATGTGCGAGGAGCTCCTGAGTTAATGATGTTAAACAAAGATTCTGAAGGCTTGATGATAGTGGCTAGTGCGCGGAGATTGTCACAGTAGGCTCCCCTCAGGTAAATTATGGCAGGGATTTGGAAGCTTTCGCATCCGAGGCTGAGCTGGTTTTAACCTTCGCCTTAGGATGATTTGCCCGGCCATGCTACGGCGGTCACGATTAATATTTCATTGTATTGGTGAAGCTGACCGTTAAGCTCCAATCGGTGGGGAGCCTCCATAGGCTCTAAATCCTCATTGTATCGACGTTAACGAAAAATTATAACCATTTGATTTCCTTAGATTTCTCTCCCAGTTGAAGAATTCCTGAGCGTATCTGACATATGCTGTAAATTGACAGGACGATGACCCTAGGGTATCGGCGCGTGTTGGGAAAGCTGAGTCGGATCAATCGGAAAGGGCTGTCCTAATTACCGTTAAATTGACAGGAGCTTCGGCTTCCTTGGCCTGCGCCAGCCATCGTTGCTGTCGGCTGTATTGATGCATCGTTGGTAACAGTGATTTTTGGGGTGATTTTTAGTCTTGAGAAAACCTCATGTTGGCAACCTACCAGATGAGCCTGACCGGTACACCCAATCTGACGAATGGTCGAGTAACCCTTGTAGTCGCATATAATATATTGATTTATATGAAAAATTGCTTCGTTTAGGAAAGGGTTTTTATCGATCGTGAACATCTCTATACTGAGAGAATCTCCTCCCGAATCTCTCGAGTAGCTGGAGTGGCTAATGGTTAGGACGCACACGCTTGTAGAGTATCGACTCAAGGAGTTTGAGCTTGAGCAGACCCTGCGCACGCTTAAAAAACAGCAGGAAAGCTTGGATTACAAGCTTGATGTAGAATTCTATTTGAAGCTTGAGGCGTTGGCTAAGGATTATGGGTACAGCTTCAGTCAAGTCTACGACCTCCTCGAATCTAGGGGGGAACGGGCTGCCAGGGTCTTGGTAGATGATACTGAAGGCTTGAGGGCCAAGACGAACACTGAATTACTGGAGATGGTTCAACGAATAGGTGTGACATCGCCTTCGCACCAAAGCAACACCATTCATGCAGATTCTGAGCGGGATGTGGATAGAGAGTGGGGGGCTAGTAGCTCAGATGCGCAACATCAACAAGCGACTTCGTCAGATATTGCAAGTCGCGAGGATAGGGTACGGGAGAAAGTGAGTGAATAATGTTGAGGAATTCTTTGCATTGAGCAAACGTATTGCAAAGGATTATGAGGCGATTACACCACTTCTTCGCGATCCGGAAGTTGTTAGGGCTGCCCAATTTCTTGGCGAACTGGATAAATTGGCTCAGCGATATGACTTTAGCGTCACGGATATCCTTAAGTTGATTGATCCCGGCCGCGCTTTAGAGTCAGAGCGAAAGAAGCACGATAAAGACCGGCAGCCTCAAAGGCGGAATAGGCGTGACGCGCGGTAGATTCATTAGTTAAGTGTGCCTGCGAGGGCCTCTGCGCATACCACTGGCACAAACCTAACCGCGGGGTGCCCCGCGACAGCGGCCCCGTTAGGCTTCCAGCTTGCTATCTGCGCGTAAGAAATAGTTTTTCGGGCAGTACGCTTTAGGCAGGCACTAATCAGAAACCAGCGACCCAAATACCTTACTCACAAGTTGTACGATTCCAAATACGGCTTACAGTGGCGGCTGAAACACCTGTAGCCTCGGCCGTTTCTTTCTGACTCATCATTTGGGCCTGACAAGCCAAGATAGCCTCCACCGTCTCCGGAGGCGTCCTTCGTCCAGGCTTGGTCGCGACCAGCGATCCGTCTTCAAACTCCCCATGCCATTTCGCTAGCACACCAAGTTCAGCCAGTTGCTGACCATCGTCTTTGAGGTGCGCGAGCAAATCCTTGTGCGATTGGCCACGCTCAAGGCTCGCTGCGACGGTGAGGAGGGTGAGGGCATCGACCTGAAGCACTGAAGCGATTGCTTCCAGCGTATCGAGGGTTACGCCGCTCTTGGCGGTTTCGAGGTTGTAAACGTGCTTGGGATCGATCAGACCTTGGAAGTCATCCTTGCTGAGGCCGCGCGAAGCCCTCACGAGCCGGAGGACTGCGGCTAATGACTCTCTCAGTGGCATGACGGCTCCCCAAAGCTGAGGATAGAGCCACATTGATTAAATTCAATCCATGGAATATATTCCCTATTCTGCATGGGTCGCTTGATTGGCCGAGCGAGGCGGATCTGGACGTCTGATCTTGAGCCCAGTGCCCAGCTACCAATTTATGGAAAACCTTTAAGTCAGGCTCATGCGGCCCTGTATGCATCGGATCGCCCAGGGTTAAGGTTCTCCGGGTCATGGCTCACTGCATCGCCATTGCGTCCGTGCACGTTCACCTCTGATACGGAATAGTCGGAGCCGCCGCGCAGAGCCGCGGTTGGGCAATAACCCGAAATTTTCAATGCGTCGCTCAAGCGATGGCTTCACCGAGATGATCGATGTTCAGAACAGACGACAATGATATGGCAGGCCTCCCAGGGATGTTTGGGGAGGGGCTTGCTCATTGGCACGCCGTGACACGAATGCTCCGAAAGCACTGGTTCCATCTCTCGGTAGTGATGGTCGGGCAGGGCAAGGGTCATGAGTTTGAGCTCATGGTCAATGACGAGCTGAAATTGCAGCAAGTCCTCCAGTCCCAGGACGAGAAGGTTTTCGTCAAAGAGATCCAGGTTGTCACCCCAGCGAACATGAATGGTAGCGGTGCATGGCGGATGGAGAAGGTGAAGAGCCTGGCGATCGGAGATGACCAGGATGGTGACAGTGTCTGCGTCGTTACGGTTGACGGTGGTTCTGTTTACCATGATTCGTACCGTACGAATTTGGATGTAGCGTCGCTCACCAAGATGCGGGTTTTGTACGACGCCCTGAGTGCGAAAAGGAGCTTGCAATGAGCGAAGGTAAGCTCGAAAGCTCTGTCGACAGCGAGCTCCTATCAGATAACCATGTCCCTGCCGCCGGCCTTGAGTTGTCTGTTGAAGCTGCTCGTGCTCTGGTTGTCGAGCGCTTCCCACGCAGGTCGTACTGCATCGTCGAAGACTGGACGCTGTTCGAGCCTGACCTAACCGAGGATGAGTTGGCCAAGGTGAAGGCCGTGGGCCTGGTGCCTCTGATCGTATTTGCTCACTGCGTTGTTGACGACAGTGAGGGGCGTTTTCCTGCTGGTGGCTGGGTTCGGTCGACGATGTGTGCCTCATTCGTGGATGGGGTTTTCGCCGCGACAAGGAACACTGTCTACGTGTTGCTTGGCCCTGGCCGTCGTCAGAAGGCTAGCCTCAAAACCATCTTCTCTTTCTTTTAAGCATCGCAGCACTGCGTATGGAGCGCTCCTCACGCAGCGACGTGCTAAGAATCCAGGTTGTAAGGACACTCAATGGCCACATCCATCAAGCTCCAATTTCACAGTAAGCGGCACTCTGACTTCGATCTGCTGCGAATCGCCCGGGCGATGGAGCAAGGGTTCGCTGCGCCTGTTACCGCCTACCTAACAGATGCTTTCATCATCTCTCGGGCAGGTGGCGGAGTGGTGTTTGGGTTTGAAGGTGACGACCCTGCAGGCCGTTATGCTGATGGTCGTGTTGTTCAGACGGCAAAGGTCGATCGGCTGGGGAAGGAAGGGCGGTTTTGGGTGCTGACCACTGTGGAGGGTAGCCGCTATGTGATGGCTGCGTTTCGTCGAGAGGGCGGTCGGAATTCACTGCGGGATTTCCTGCAGATGGCTGTGGCTTGAGAGTCTTCTAGCTAGGTGAGAATTATGGTGTTGTCAGCTGCGCTACCAGAGATTTCGATCGATGAATTCAGGGCCCGGTATCCACGGTTGTTCTCTGATCTTGGTGTGGACGATATCTACTGCAGTCGAGGATGGAGAGGGATTCTCTTGGCGCTGTGCGACACCCTGCAGGAGCACTCGGATCGGCATCCAGGCGTGGTGCCGGTGACGGTTGCGCAGATCAAGTCCAAATTCGGCGAGCTCCATTTCTTCTACGACGGGGGCGATGACTACTGCCATGCTGCGGTGAGTGTTGCTGCTCAGCTTTCGTTGCGAACCTGTGAGGATTGTGGAGGGCCGGGTAAGCAAGTGCCTGCTAGGTGGGTTCGTACCTTGTGTT from Pseudomonas kermanshahensis carries:
- a CDS encoding helix-turn-helix transcriptional regulator yields the protein MPLRESLAAVLRLVRASRGLSKDDFQGLIDPKHVYNLETAKSGVTLDTLEAIASVLQVDALTLLTVAASLERGQSHKDLLAHLKDDGQQLAELGVLAKWHGEFEDGSLVATKPGRRTPPETVEAILACQAQMMSQKETAEATGVSAATVSRIWNRTTCE
- a CDS encoding DUF6957 family protein, which translates into the protein MSEGKLESSVDSELLSDNHVPAAGLELSVEAARALVVERFPRRSYCIVEDWTLFEPDLTEDELAKVKAVGLVPLIVFAHCVVDDSEGRFPAGGWVRSTMCASFVDGVFAATRNTVYVLLGPGRRQKASLKTIFSFF